A genomic region of Leptolyngbya sp. NIES-2104 contains the following coding sequences:
- the yvcK gene encoding gluconeogenesis factor YvcK family protein, translating into MTTNRFLKQAMRVSRSYSLRVSRSYSRHLPHRAGHWFKWLSPGLLVKRWMFISVSGVLMVLLGIAIWSRLTPVFYIMQFSGDLLELMTRLIPNYISGPLVLIAGLLLVFWGQKRTFGSITEVLMSDRDEELVDVLLSHRKLNRGAKIVTIGGGTGLSTLLRGLKTFSANITAIVTVADDGGSSGRLRREIGVLPPGDIRNCIAALADEEKLLTELFQYRFKAGDGLVGHSFGNLFLTVLSDITGDFERAIAASSKVLAIRGQVLPATLSDVKLWAELADGRYIEGESNITEARGKIVKMGCKPANPPALPKALDAIEEADYIVIGPGSLYTSVIPNLLVPEIADAIAARQVPCIYVCNIMTQPGETDGYSVADHIRAIDRACGRRLFDSVLVQKTSPSAKALLRYAQEQSHPVDLDADAVAQLERQVIRANIMIEDAETGYVRHDSRKLARVIFRWYERARQ; encoded by the coding sequence ATGACGACTAATCGATTTCTCAAACAAGCTATGCGCGTTTCGCGATCGTACTCGCTGCGCGTTTCGCGATCGTATTCGCGTCATCTTCCGCATCGAGCCGGTCACTGGTTTAAGTGGCTTTCTCCGGGTCTGCTGGTGAAACGCTGGATGTTTATCAGCGTGAGCGGAGTCCTGATGGTGCTTTTGGGGATCGCAATCTGGAGCCGATTGACTCCAGTGTTCTACATCATGCAGTTTTCTGGCGATTTGCTGGAACTCATGACGCGATTGATTCCAAATTACATCAGCGGTCCTTTGGTGCTGATTGCGGGGTTGCTGCTCGTGTTCTGGGGGCAAAAACGCACATTTGGATCGATTACCGAAGTGCTGATGAGCGATCGAGATGAAGAACTGGTCGATGTGCTGCTCAGTCATCGGAAGCTAAATCGCGGTGCCAAAATTGTAACGATCGGCGGCGGAACGGGATTATCAACGCTGTTGCGGGGATTAAAGACGTTTAGCGCGAATATTACCGCGATCGTGACAGTTGCGGATGATGGTGGTTCATCGGGACGATTGCGGCGTGAAATTGGCGTGTTGCCTCCCGGAGATATTCGCAATTGTATCGCGGCTCTAGCAGACGAGGAAAAGCTATTAACCGAACTGTTTCAATACCGATTCAAAGCGGGTGATGGACTGGTTGGGCACAGTTTCGGAAATTTGTTTCTCACGGTGCTAAGTGACATTACTGGCGATTTTGAACGAGCGATCGCAGCGAGTTCTAAAGTGTTAGCAATTCGCGGTCAAGTCTTACCTGCAACACTCAGCGATGTGAAACTCTGGGCGGAACTCGCAGACGGGCGATACATCGAAGGCGAATCGAATATTACCGAGGCGCGAGGGAAGATCGTCAAAATGGGCTGTAAGCCTGCAAATCCGCCTGCATTGCCGAAAGCGCTAGATGCGATCGAGGAAGCTGATTACATTGTGATTGGACCCGGAAGCTTATACACGAGCGTCATTCCGAATTTATTAGTGCCAGAAATTGCGGATGCGATCGCGGCTCGACAAGTCCCCTGCATTTACGTGTGCAATATCATGACGCAACCGGGAGAAACCGACGGGTATTCGGTGGCGGATCATATTCGGGCTATCGATCGAGCGTGTGGACGGCGCTTGTTTGATTCGGTATTGGTGCAAAAAACGTCTCCTTCTGCCAAAGCGCTCTTGCGGTATGCTCAGGAACAATCTCACCCAGTCGATTTGGATGCGGATGCGGTGGCACAATTGGAACGGCAGGTGATTCGCGCCAACATCATGATCGAGGATGCGGAAACGGGCTATGTGCGCCATGATTCGCGGAAATTGGCGCGGGTGATTTTCCGCTGGTACGAACGAGCGCGACAATGA
- the lspA gene encoding signal peptidase II: MLKNRFFWIAAIVGLILDRVTKLIVVKTMALTIPPQEIRVIPGVLHWVYVVNDGAAFGILSGSPVLRWLSLIASVALMAWAWFGRRMARWEQWGYGLILSGALGNGIDRFVLGHVVDFIKVPFVYVPYPNPFPRFVWIQFPIFNLADIFINLGIICLLIGIYRTPDPQKNPN; this comes from the coding sequence ATGCTGAAAAATCGCTTTTTCTGGATTGCCGCGATCGTGGGACTGATTCTCGATCGCGTGACCAAGCTAATCGTGGTGAAAACGATGGCGTTGACGATTCCGCCTCAAGAAATTCGCGTGATTCCCGGCGTGTTGCACTGGGTTTATGTCGTGAATGACGGAGCGGCGTTTGGGATTTTGTCGGGCAGTCCGGTGCTGAGATGGTTATCGCTGATTGCAAGTGTGGCGCTGATGGCTTGGGCGTGGTTTGGACGACGCATGGCGCGATGGGAACAGTGGGGCTATGGACTGATTTTGAGCGGGGCACTGGGGAATGGAATCGATCGCTTCGTTTTGGGGCATGTGGTCGATTTTATTAAAGTTCCGTTCGTTTACGTGCCTTATCCGAATCCGTTTCCGCGCTTTGTGTGGATTCAGTTTCCGATTTTTAACTTAGCCGACATCTTTATCAATCTCGGTATTATTTGCTTATTGATTGGAATTTATCGCACCCCTGATCCACAAAAAAATCCTAACTAA
- a CDS encoding zinc ribbon domain-containing protein: MMFNDRVAVLATMHRKEEAIAPILESEFGLKVQVPTDFNTDRFGTFTREIARSGDQLEAARKKAFAALERVGGDLAIASEGSFAPHPSFPMLPCNREIVILIDTLNDLEIVGESISTETNFNHRTVSNYDEAYQFAMKIGFPEHKLVVIDQEKILKGIGDFDQLKAAVSSGKVHLETDMRAMNNPTRMKAIAKATLDLIKKLKHCCPECGTPGFTVAEVKRGLPCSWCGSPTDLILVSVDRCSKCGFAQEKISEQKADPMYCPYCNP, from the coding sequence ATGATGTTCAACGATCGAGTTGCTGTACTGGCAACAATGCACCGCAAGGAGGAAGCGATCGCGCCCATTCTCGAATCGGAATTCGGTTTGAAAGTTCAAGTTCCAACAGATTTCAATACCGATCGCTTTGGCACATTTACACGAGAAATCGCTCGATCGGGTGATCAATTAGAGGCTGCAAGAAAAAAGGCATTCGCGGCACTTGAACGGGTCGGGGGAGATTTAGCGATCGCGTCTGAAGGCAGTTTCGCCCCGCATCCTTCGTTTCCGATGCTGCCTTGTAATCGCGAAATCGTGATCTTAATTGATACATTGAATGATTTAGAAATTGTTGGAGAATCGATTTCAACCGAAACAAATTTCAATCATCGCACTGTTTCTAATTACGATGAGGCTTATCAATTTGCAATGAAAATAGGATTTCCAGAGCACAAATTAGTAGTGATTGATCAAGAAAAGATTTTGAAAGGAATTGGAGATTTTGATCAGTTAAAAGCAGCGGTTTCGAGTGGAAAAGTTCACCTCGAAACGGATATGAGAGCGATGAACAATCCAACGCGAATGAAAGCGATCGCGAAAGCTACTCTAGATTTAATAAAGAAGTTGAAACACTGCTGTCCGGAGTGTGGAACGCCTGGATTTACCGTAGCAGAAGTGAAACGGGGATTGCCCTGTAGCTGGTGTGGGAGTCCGACGGATTTGATTTTAGTGTCTGTCGATCGCTGTTCAAAGTGCGGGTTTGCACAAGAGAAAATTTCTGAACAGAAAGCTGATCCAATGTACTGTCCCTACTGCAATCCGTAG
- a CDS encoding NAD(P)/FAD-dependent oxidoreductase, translating to MSHTPAKICILGGGFGGLYTALRLHNLPWTKTEKPEITLVDSRDRFVFSPLLYELVTGELQSWEVAPPYEELLEGTSIRFRQSAVTEINLETKQVRIEDGGLLDYDRLVLAMGGETPMDMVPGAAEFAIPFRTIQDAYRLEDRLRQLENSDADKIRIAIVGAGYSGVELACKLADKLGNRGRIRLIELSDQILRSSSPHNREAATKALEARGIWTDLETSVEEITADSISLLYKGVVDTIPVDLVLWTIGTRIHEVVKNLPLKQNPRGQIIVTPTLQVVDHPEIFAIGDLADCKDADNQQVPSTAQAAFQQADYTGWNLWASLSDRPLLPFRYQYLGEMMTLGINEATLTGLGIQLEGTAAHLVRRLAYLNRMPTLRHQLRVGFNWITRPIVTALTQNQE from the coding sequence ATGTCTCACACTCCTGCAAAAATTTGTATTCTCGGTGGTGGTTTTGGAGGTCTCTACACTGCACTCCGATTACACAATCTGCCTTGGACAAAGACCGAGAAACCAGAAATTACGCTCGTGGATTCCCGCGATCGCTTTGTCTTTTCCCCTTTACTCTACGAATTGGTCACAGGCGAACTGCAATCCTGGGAAGTCGCGCCACCATACGAAGAGCTACTCGAAGGCACGTCGATTCGATTCCGTCAGTCGGCGGTGACGGAAATCAATCTCGAAACGAAACAGGTGCGGATCGAAGATGGCGGACTGCTCGATTACGATCGCTTAGTGCTCGCAATGGGCGGCGAAACTCCGATGGACATGGTTCCGGGTGCGGCAGAATTCGCGATTCCATTTAGAACAATTCAAGATGCCTATCGATTAGAAGATCGCCTGAGACAGTTAGAAAATTCAGATGCTGATAAAATTCGGATTGCGATCGTCGGTGCTGGGTATAGCGGTGTTGAACTTGCTTGCAAATTGGCAGATAAATTAGGCAATCGCGGACGAATTCGATTGATCGAACTGTCGGATCAAATTCTGCGATCGTCTTCTCCCCATAATCGAGAAGCAGCCACGAAAGCCCTCGAAGCTCGTGGAATCTGGACGGATTTAGAAACATCCGTCGAGGAAATCACCGCTGATAGTATTTCGCTGCTTTACAAAGGCGTGGTAGATACGATTCCGGTTGATTTAGTCCTTTGGACGATCGGCACTCGCATCCATGAAGTCGTGAAGAATCTGCCCCTCAAACAGAATCCACGCGGTCAAATTATCGTAACCCCAACTCTGCAAGTGGTGGATCATCCTGAGATTTTCGCGATCGGGGATTTAGCCGACTGCAAAGATGCCGACAATCAGCAAGTTCCATCGACCGCACAAGCCGCATTCCAGCAAGCCGATTACACCGGATGGAATCTTTGGGCATCGCTGAGCGATCGACCCCTCTTGCCCTTCCGCTATCAATATCTTGGCGAAATGATGACATTGGGCATCAATGAAGCCACCTTGACCGGATTGGGCATTCAATTAGAGGGAACTGCTGCCCATCTGGTTCGCCGTTTAGCCTACCTGAATCGAATGCCGACCTTGAGACACCAATTACGAGTGGGATTTAACTGGATTACTCGCCCGATCGTTACCGCATTAACTCAAAACCAGGAATAA
- a CDS encoding ChaB family protein, protein MPTGSERTQSNPQISAEDNQLEAVNAVQTPEQQANLSTSKSTPDQIADKRDDVDEQNEKLPAEVTDQLLDGSDQVFLTAFKNSQKDGLSREAAIKVAWNSIKQGFARSQDGSWHRKGQPDDRTIGSGVGGSAS, encoded by the coding sequence ATGCCAACCGGAAGCGAAAGAACCCAATCAAATCCTCAAATCAGCGCTGAAGATAACCAGCTTGAAGCCGTTAATGCTGTTCAGACTCCTGAACAGCAAGCAAACTTATCTACCTCAAAATCGACTCCCGATCAAATTGCAGACAAGCGGGATGATGTTGACGAACAGAATGAAAAACTGCCTGCTGAAGTGACCGATCAGCTTTTAGACGGCTCGGATCAGGTGTTCTTGACTGCATTTAAGAATTCTCAGAAAGATGGTTTGAGCCGTGAAGCTGCAATCAAAGTGGCATGGAATAGCATCAAGCAAGGATTTGCCCGGAGTCAAGATGGAAGCTGGCATCGCAAAGGTCAGCCTGACGATCGCACCATTGGATCGGGTGTCGGTGGTAGCGCAAGCTAA
- a CDS encoding PIN domain-containing protein — protein sequence MYLVDTDILIDIQRGHQPAIDWFKQLQELPSIPGYVVMELIQDAQNMQRVRSVLKLVAPLSIVWATEMDCARVLSDFTTYHLSNGLGLLDALIAACAVGRDAKLCTFNLKHYQVIPGLVTEQPYSR from the coding sequence ATGTATTTGGTCGATACGGATATTTTGATTGATATTCAACGAGGGCATCAACCCGCGATCGATTGGTTTAAGCAGTTACAAGAACTTCCTAGCATTCCTGGTTACGTGGTGATGGAACTGATTCAGGATGCTCAAAATATGCAGCGAGTTCGGAGCGTCCTAAAACTGGTAGCTCCTTTGTCGATCGTGTGGGCGACTGAAATGGATTGCGCTCGTGTTTTATCAGACTTCACGACTTATCACTTGTCGAACGGGTTAGGGCTACTTGATGCGCTGATTGCCGCTTGTGCTGTCGGTCGAGATGCTAAACTCTGCACATTTAATCTCAAGCATTATCAAGTGATTCCAGGTTTGGTCACAGAGCAACCTTATTCACGTTAG
- a CDS encoding HAD family hydrolase, with product MKRPHVVFFDAVGTLFGVRGSVGQVYREIAQQHGVEVDAGVIDRAFYEAFKASPPCTFPGVDVLEIPQLEQQWWNTIAQQTFDRAEVLDKFEDFSSFFSDLYFHFETAKPWMIYPDTLPTLQKLRSLNIPLGILSNFDSRLYKVLRALDLADYFDSVTISTEAGVAKPDPKIFSIALAKHQCDPENAWHIGDSLQEDYEAANAAGLRGVLLDR from the coding sequence ATGAAGCGTCCCCATGTCGTATTTTTTGATGCGGTTGGTACATTGTTTGGGGTGCGAGGTAGTGTGGGTCAAGTTTATCGGGAGATTGCCCAACAGCACGGCGTGGAAGTCGATGCAGGAGTAATCGATCGAGCCTTTTACGAAGCCTTCAAAGCCTCGCCGCCCTGTACGTTTCCGGGTGTTGATGTGTTAGAAATTCCCCAGCTTGAACAGCAGTGGTGGAATACGATCGCGCAACAAACCTTCGATCGGGCTGAGGTTCTCGACAAGTTCGAGGATTTTTCCAGCTTTTTCTCGGATTTGTATTTCCACTTTGAAACCGCTAAGCCCTGGATGATTTATCCAGACACGTTGCCAACCCTGCAAAAACTCAGAAGTCTCAATATTCCGCTCGGCATTCTCTCGAATTTCGATTCGCGATTGTACAAAGTGCTCAGAGCGTTAGATTTGGCGGATTATTTCGATTCAGTCACGATTTCGACTGAGGCGGGAGTGGCGAAACCTGATCCGAAAATTTTCTCGATCGCGCTTGCGAAACATCAATGTGATCCTGAAAATGCGTGGCACATTGGCGATAGTTTGCAGGAAGATTACGAGGCGGCGAATGCAGCGGGATTAAGGGGGGTTTTGCTTGATCGATAA
- the fabI gene encoding enoyl-ACP reductase FabI has protein sequence MLDLTGKNALVTGIANNRSIAWGIAQQLHKAGANIGITYLPDEKGKAEKKVAELTEPLNPSLFLPLNVQDDAQIEDAFNTVRDKWGKIDILIHCLAFANKDDLSGDFSKTSRKGFETALDISAYSLIQLAGAAKPLMTEGGSIVTLTYLGGVKVIPNYNVMGIAKAALEMNVRYLASELGQNNVRVNAISAGPIRTLASSAVGGILDMIHHVEEVAPLRRTVTQIEVGNAAAFLCSDLSSGITGQVIYVDAGYEIMGMTGSKPAE, from the coding sequence ATGCTAGACCTGACTGGAAAAAATGCACTTGTAACGGGAATCGCGAACAATCGATCGATCGCATGGGGCATCGCTCAACAGCTCCACAAAGCAGGCGCAAATATTGGCATTACGTATCTACCCGACGAGAAAGGCAAAGCAGAAAAGAAAGTCGCAGAACTCACGGAGCCGTTGAATCCGAGCTTGTTTCTGCCGCTGAATGTGCAAGATGATGCTCAGATTGAGGACGCATTTAATACAGTGCGGGACAAGTGGGGCAAGATTGATATTTTGATTCACTGTTTGGCGTTTGCGAATAAAGACGATTTATCGGGTGATTTTTCTAAAACGTCTCGGAAGGGCTTTGAAACTGCACTGGATATTAGTGCGTATTCGCTGATTCAGTTGGCAGGAGCCGCGAAACCGTTGATGACTGAGGGCGGTAGTATCGTGACTTTGACGTATTTAGGTGGCGTGAAAGTGATTCCGAACTACAACGTGATGGGAATCGCGAAAGCAGCTTTGGAAATGAATGTGCGCTATCTTGCTTCGGAACTCGGTCAAAACAATGTTCGAGTGAATGCAATTTCAGCGGGTCCAATTCGGACGTTGGCTTCGTCTGCGGTGGGTGGCATTCTCGATATGATTCACCACGTCGAAGAAGTTGCGCCGTTGCGTCGGACCGTGACGCAGATTGAGGTCGGGAATGCGGCGGCATTTTTGTGCAGTGATTTGTCGAGCGGGATTACGGGACAGGTGATTTACGTGGATGCGGGTTACGAAATTATGGGGATGACGGGATCAAAACCGGCGGAATAA
- the tsaE gene encoding tRNA (adenosine(37)-N6)-threonylcarbamoyltransferase complex ATPase subunit type 1 TsaE codes for MTTIDLKSANDTRSLGRQFGQQLPAGTVLLLYGDLGSGKTSFVQALGEGLGIKDSIESPTFTLINEYLTGRVPLYHFDLYRLEPQQTATLYPEIYWEGIEVEPGICAIEWAERLAYKPDSYLEISLSYQDTGRKAEIRSIGSARIPNLEIHT; via the coding sequence ATGACAACGATCGACTTAAAATCCGCCAACGATACGCGATCGCTCGGTCGCCAATTCGGTCAACAGTTACCCGCCGGAACTGTCCTATTACTCTACGGCGATTTGGGCAGCGGTAAAACTTCATTCGTTCAGGCGTTAGGGGAAGGCTTGGGAATTAAAGACTCGATCGAAAGCCCCACATTCACCCTAATTAACGAATATCTCACCGGACGAGTGCCGCTCTATCACTTCGATTTGTACCGATTAGAACCGCAGCAAACCGCAACGCTTTACCCAGAAATTTACTGGGAAGGAATCGAAGTTGAACCGGGAATTTGTGCGATCGAATGGGCGGAACGATTGGCATACAAACCGGATTCTTACCTCGAAATTTCACTTAGCTATCAAGACACCGGACGAAAGGCAGAAATTCGCTCGATCGGGTCTGCGAGGATTCCGAATTTAGAGATCCACACCTAG